The DNA region TTGATGCCTGACCCACACAGTGAGGAGGGAGCCCAGGAGTATGTGTCACTGTTCAAGCACCAGGTCAGCTGGGCTTCAGCATGGCCAGGGAATCTTAGATAAGGAATCCTGCCCTTGGATTGGGCAGAAAAGCAGGAGGGAAGAGTGGGGCAAAACTGGGCTGGACTATGGCTTTCAGGCAGTTGCTTTGTTCTGTCCTTCATAAAGGCTTTGAGAAGCATTTGGTTTTACTGTAGATTGGGAGGTTCTTGGTAAAGGAAccgggtcttttttttttttaatgtatttgttttttgaaaagatttttattttgctttgtctttttgagattagggtttctgtgtgtatccctggctatcctggaacttgctttgtagaccaggctggtcttgaactcagagaaaggaactgcttgtttctgcctccccagtgctaggattaaaagcacgCATCACCACACCCTGCTCAGTGAGTCCTTCTGTATGTGTGTCAGATGCTGTGTGACATGAACAGAATACTGGAGCTGCGTCTGATTCTGCGGCAGCCGTCACCACTGTGGCTGTCTTTCTCCGTGGAGGAACTGCAAATCTACCAGCAAGGACCAAAGGCAAGTGGCTCTCAGAAACTTACTGGCTAACTCTTTACCTTAAAAGCTTCTAGCTCTGGCTAGAGATGGGGCTCTAGGGTGGGTCACAGGCAAGGTTGGTGAGACTCCGAAGGAAGCCTTCATGGAGGCTGGAGTGTGAATGCAGGAGTTCATGATCAAAGGTGAGGTTCTGTGTCAGCATCCCCTGACCTTTGAGACCACTCACTACTTGTAGGAACTGGGATGGACTTATGTTCCTGGGTTCTCCTTCTGCATATCAGAAGAGTTTAGTAATTTGAGGGTCCCTTTGATGGTTCTGAACATGGATTTCCCAGAGTCTGAGACTCAAGGGTCCTTTTCTTTGCTCTCAGGTGCCAGAGCTCTTAGATTCCGCCTCATTCAGGTCTGTGTGCCTTTGCTTTGCAGAGCCCCTCCTTGGCTTTCCCCAAGTGGCTTTCCCACCCAGTGTCCAATGAGCAGCCTGCTCCCCGCCTTGAGGTAAGCTCTCTAACACTGGGTATTAACCATATAGACATGGTTCGAATGTTCAGAGCACAAACAAGTGGCCCTCTGGCTATCCCGGGGCTgcctggagatgtagctcagtggtagaatacttaACAGGCaggcacaaagtcctgggtttggttcccaacaccacAGACATTTGAGACTACACCCACGACCCATGCTCAATGTCTTCTTGGGTGCTCTGTGGTCTTTGAGTCATTCCCTCATCCCTAGTTTAAGCATGGTTCTTGTTTAAGGAATATCAGGCCATCAGTGTTCTGCAAGTTATCTGGGACTGTTACTGGTTTCATCTGGAGTGTTCCATGTTTATACCTCTGAGGGCACTTCTGGGGAGAGATTCATGATCACTATTCCTTTCTTCTGGAGCAGGGTCTCCCAGACCCCAGCAGAGTCTCCTCTGAGGTGCAGCAGATGTGGGCATTGACAGAGATGATCCGGGCTAATCATACTTCCACAAGGATCGGCCGCTTTGACGTGAGTGATGGCGTTCCTCTGCCTGGCTTACGTTGCTTTGAGCAGCTCAGCACTGATGGTCTCTTCTGTTGCAGGTGGACGGCTGTTATGATCTGAATTTACTCTCCTACACGTAAGCAGCAGCTTCTACTGGAGACATTGGCCTTCTGTGCCCATCTAGGTGGGGTTTGGCCACCAGAGGCCGAAGCACGTTCCCTGTGCATCCAAGTTCTATCTGGGCAAAATCTACAGATTAGGAATTCTTGACATCCATCCAGTTGTTTTAGCATGAATTCCTCGTGGGGGGCACTTTCTGCCTTTGACTGTCCGACATGTaaatccagtctcttcctctcagAATTCACCGGTTCGAATTAGAATCCTTGAATCCTTGAGCTCCTCTGGATTGTCCTGTCAATATGCACACCCCAGTCCTCtaccccttcccccattgccgagATAAACCTGtcatatgtagctgaggaagaCACTGCTGTTTTGACACTCCTGACCTGGGAAGCTTGGGGAAGACACACCCTCTATTCCCACCTCACCCCCAGCCTCCCTTTTGCTAATAGCCTTTGTCATTTCATCTTAGCGttttgtgagttcaagaacagcctagtctacacagtgaatccCAGGCCAattagggctacatagtgatacttcatattaaaaaagaaagaaaaagaaggaaggaaggaagaaaaagagaaagaaaggaaagaagaaagaaaatagcccCCTTTGAAATTGTCTGCTACCAGCCTAGGGTGTGAAGATGAGATTCCTGGGAGCTTGAATGCTTATGTCCCTAGGCTGGCTCCTGAAAAGTGTCCTGTGTCAGTTCTGGGCAGGTGCTGTTGGCACAGCCGGGGGCGGAGAACgagtcctccctccctccggcCTGTTTGTCATCAGACTCAGCATGAAGCACTTCCgtgttcctcttcccttctctcagttGCTTCTGCCCATCCTGCCCAGAGTGACGAGAAAGCAACCCTGGGGGAGTGCGTCCAAACAAACGTCTCACTGATATTCACTGAGGCTGAGGCTCTCCATTACCCCAGAGCAACCACTAAATGAAGACGACTGCTGCTCTTTCCCGTGATCAAACCGCTTCCCTCTAGTTCTTCCTGGGAACTATTCTTAAGCTATGCTGCAAGGTGTCTCAGAACTGGAAAACTGCACATGAGTAAGTGCagcagttctgggaaagtctgtCCACCTTTTGATAGCTACCCTGCATTCTTGCAGTCAGCCCTCTTAAAGGTCCTGTCTTCAGCTACAGGACGGTAGTTTAAGCCCCactcagtttttttttgttttttgttttttgggtcttttgtttgtttgtttgttttttcttttctgaaaggatAATTAACACCGTCCTGTGTTCAGGGAGTCAATGGTCTTCAGAAGGAATGAGTAAAGAGGGTCCTGAGGTGGCAGGGACTGTGCATAATGCGCAGCTGTGTCCCTAAGTTCCCAGAGCAGGAGCTAGAGTGCAGCAAGATCAATAAACACTTGTGGAATACATGGCTGTGTTGGCTGCTTGTGCCTATGGGGAGAGCTAGAGACCATTATAAAAGACTAGGCCGCTAGGGTATGGTGCTGGCCCAGAGGGCTTCACCCTCTAGTGATCGCTCCACCTCCCACTGCTATTTGACCTGAATGTGTAATTCAGGCTTTTCCGCTGTTTGGAGAACTTTAACCTTCTGGAGGCAGGGAGTTCTAACCCCCAATTCTGGTTCTAGGCAGTCTATTCTGCTTCGAACCGCCTTTGATTAGCTTGAGGAAGAGCCTGAGGCCATCCAGAGTCCGCCTCAGTTTTAAATCCCAGCCTGCCCTATGGGCTTCCCGcccctttcccatccccttcAGACTAGAAAGACCTGTCCAAGCTGAGGTTTGGACTACATCTCCCAGCGTGCCTGGCAGAGAAGTGGCCTCAGTGTGCCGGCTGCACCAGTTGCGGGTGACAATGCAGCGGACAGTCAGGGTGGTAGCCCCTCTGGGTTTTCGCCTTCAGGCACAACCCTTGGTCCAGAGTCGTCCATTCAGTTCTGTACAGGTGGGATAAAGGGTGCTGGAGTTTGTTACTGGTCTTGGAGAGTGGGGGAAGGAAACTGATGGTGAATGGGGCCCTGGTGGCATTAAGTCTGGCTGTCCACAGGATGGACTCCGCAGGACTCCACTCTATGACTTCCACCTAGCCCATGGAGGGAAAATGGTGGCGTTTGCAGGGTGGAGTCTGCCTGTGCAATACCGGGACAGTCATGTTGATTCACACCTGCACACACGCCGTCACTGCTCTCTCTTTGATGTGTCCCACATGCTACAGGTGAGTCTGGGAGGATTGGGCCTTCTTCCCGCCTACAGCACTGCACTCTGCAGCTCCGTTTGAGGATATCTTAGACAAGTCTTAGGGACTGTAGAGAGCTAACTCGGGAGATCCGATGATATATCTTTGATCTCTCCTGCCTGCTCCTGCGGTGTGTTTTAATGCCCTGGGGCTTGTTAGAGCAGACATAGAGTGGTTGGTTTGGAAATTGGTTGGGTATCTCAGTAAGGTGGTAGGGCCTCTTGAATTCCTAGACCTTGCTGGGAGGGATAGAGGAATTGAGAAGGTAGGACCTCTGCCCCATCCAGAACCAAAAGACTAATCAGTCGCTTCTGGGCGGTCTGTGTTGTGGGAGGCCAGAGGATGCTTGCCTTGCAGCTTTTTAGATTCCAGATATTGCAGTGGCCTGGGGCTTCCCCTATTTCCCCTAGACCAAGATATTTGGCTGTGACCGAGTGAGGCTGATGGAGAATATAGTGGTTGGAGACATTGCGGAACTAAGGCCTAACCAGGTAGGcccattttatttcttctcaatGGGTGTTTCTCGTCATGAGCCAGTAAACAGCTTAAGTCTTTGCCTCAAGTGtaagaggcacagagacaggcctTGATGGGTCTTTGGGTCATTTTCGGATATTCAGACAGCTTTGGAGAAGCACTATCCCAGCCTTACTCCACTGGGAGGCCAGAGACCACCGTTTATATTCCCTGACCTCTCATGCTGCCTATATCTTTGCTAATTAATAAAGTGGGAGCCTCTCCATCTTCTAGGCATATATATACTAAGGCACTGCTCTGGACCTGCTGAACCAGAACCTTGGTTTTACCAAGATCCCTAAGTGGTTCATGTGATCTATCAGTCTCAGATTTTGTCCATCCAGTAGCCAACTTacgatgtgtttttttttaaagatgtatttattatatttatatgagtacactgtagctgttttcagacataccagaagatcccattacagatggttgtgagccaccatgtggttgttgggatctgaactcaggacctctggaagagcagtcagtgctcctaacctctgagccatctctccggccccacatgtgttgtttttttggttcttttttttttttcggagctggggaccgaacccagggccttgcgcttcctaggtaagcgctctaccactgagctaaatccccagccccgtgttgtttttttttaaccgtTGCTGAAGGATGTGGTGGGAGCCTGTGATATCATGAAGGTGGTTTTTGAAGCCACAGAAGTTGGCATATGGGTGGAGTTACTGGGTAGGGAGAAGCAGTAGTTCCTAGGTCTCATAGAGTCAGAACCGAGTAGTGAGGGAGCTGAAGGTCCCACTAGTCTGGGGAGACTTCCCCCTAAAATGGGAGGGGTGAGGATTTACTTGACAGATGAAGACCGAAGGCCCTAGCCTTATACCTTTCACCCAGGGCTGTGTTCATGAGTTTGTGGTAGCTGAATGGATTTAAGTATGTTTCTGGCTCACGCTTGTCTTTGACTTCCTGGACATGGAGACAAAGGATACTCTGCTTTACTCATAGGGAACGCTGTCTCTGTTTACTAATGAAGCTGGAGGCATCCTAGACGACTTGATTGTGACCAATACTTCTGAGGGGCACCTGTATGTAGTATCCAATGCTGGCTGCCGGGACAAGGACTTGGCTCTCATGCAGGTATAGCTgctgtgctttattttttttttttaatgttttgttttgtttttgtttaagatttatttattctatataagtacattgtagctatcttcagacacaccagaagaaggcatcagatcttattacagatggctgtgagccaccatgtggttgctgggatttgaactcaggacctctggaagagcagtcagtgctcttaaccactgagccatctctccagccccgctgcTGTGCTTTATTCTAGGTACTTTGTGTTATTTGTTTATAAAGAAGTTCAGTGTAGATAGGGGCTCAGAAAAtgactctggggctggagagatagatagttcagtggttaagagcactgactgcggggctggggatttagctcagtggtagagcgcttacctaggaagcgcaaggccctgggttcggtccccagcttcgaaaaaaagaaccaaaaaaaaaaaaaaaagagcactgactgctcctccagaggtcccagtaaccacatggtggctcacaaccatctgtaatgagatctgatgccctcttctggtatgtctgaagacatttacagtgtacttatatataatatataaatcttttttaagaaagaaaatgactctGAATAAAGGAACAGTCAATAGACTGAAGAGTAGGCCCTCTCTGGTACACACCAGAGTTTGGAGATGGGAACTAGAGGTGGAGAGATAAAGCTCACCCTGAAATGAGCATCTTCTGTTGAGGGGAAGGGTCTGCAATGTCCAGTCTATAGTGGGAGCTCAATAATGGTCGCAGACACTTGTGGTTTGCCcgggagttatctgtattttgatgctaattccactgccccaaggatagcTGCCTAGTCACTCACTGGGGAAtaaggtgacttcatcagaaccttctccccattgaatttgtaaaatacaggtgaggggcaggtacaggatagaaggaggcct from Rattus norvegicus strain BN/NHsdMcwi chromosome 8, GRCr8, whole genome shotgun sequence includes:
- the Nicn1 gene encoding nicolin-1; the encoded protein is MSRVVVPCHVKSTVALQVGDMRTSQGRPGVLVVDVTFPNVAPFELQEITFKNYYTAFLSIRVRQQTLMHTPAKWVTCLRDYCLMPDPHSEEGAQEYVSLFKHQMLCDMNRILELRLILRQPSPLWLSFSVEELQIYQQGPKSPSLAFPKWLSHPVSNEQPAPRLEGLPDPSRVSSEVQQMWALTEMIRANHTSTRIGRFDVDGCYDLNLLSYT
- the Nicn1 gene encoding nicolin-1 isoform X1, with the translated sequence MSRVVVPCHVKSTVALQVGDMRTSQGRPGVLVVDVTFPNVAPFELQEITFKNYYTAFLSIRVRQQTLMHTPAKWVTCLRDYCLMPDPHSEEGAQEYVSLFKHQMLCDMNRILELRLILRQPSPLWLSFSVEELQIYQQGPKSPSLAFPKWLSHPVSNEQPAPRLEGLPDPSRVSSEVQQMWALTEMIRANHTSTRIGRFDVDGCYDLNLLSYTCFCPSCPE
- the Nicn1 gene encoding nicolin-1 isoform X2; amino-acid sequence: MLCDMNRILELRLILRQPSPLWLSFSVEELQIYQQGPKSPSLAFPKWLSHPVSNEQPAPRLEGLPDPSRVSSEVQQMWALTEMIRANHTSTRIGRFDVDGCYDLNLLSYTCFCPSCPE